Below is a window of Terriglobia bacterium DNA.
CGACGAACGGGACCAGAGCCTTGTAGCGCTCGCCGATCGCTTTCCAGTCGACGCCGTGCATTGCCGGATCGTAGAACCAGTCGCGGTAGATCCTCCACGCGTCGTCGAACATCTGGCGCCACTCGGCCTTCGGGTCGAGCTTCACGCTGAGGCCGGAGAGGTCGAGGCGCCCCTCGGCGGGCTTGAGGCCTGCCTTCGCGTCGGCGATCCCCCAGTCCTTCCCGGCCTTGTACAGGAGCTTCTTCCCGTCCGCCGAGAGCACGTACCTCTCGATGCCGTCCAGCACCTTCTCCTCCTTCCGCTCCTTCAGGTCGAAACGGTAGAGGGCCCGATCCCCGCCCTCCTCCGCCTTCAGATAGAAGACCGCGTCGGCGACCGCGGCGAGCGCCGAGTAGCTCCCGGCCTTGAGACCCGGAAGCGCGACGGTCCTCGCGACGAAGCCCTCCGAGACCACGTTGACCGGAGGAAGCGCCGCAGGTACCTTCGAGGCCTCCCTGGCGCCGCCGGCCGGCGCGCCGTCGTCGCGGGGCTTCTCCTCGTCGCTCTTCGGGGGGAACAGGGGGGCGGCCTCGGGGTCGAGCGACGCGGCGTAGACCCGCGTCGCCCTCGGGTAGACGAAGTCGAACTCGAACGCACTGAAGGTGGGCTGGTAATCGCGATCGCTCAGGAAGAAGAGGACCTTGCCGTCGGCGCTGAACGCGGGGTTCCGGTCGGCGGTCTGGCCGTCGCCCAGCGTGAGCACGCGCTTCGACTCGACCGAGTAGATCGCGATGCCGGGCAGGCGAGACGGGTGGCTCTTCTCGTAAGCCAGCCAGCGGCCGTCGGGGGACCAGCGGTAGGTGTCGAGGTCCTCGCGGGTGCCGCGGTCCACCTCGATGATCGCTCCCGAGGCGATGTCCAGGATGAGGAGGCGCTGCCGGCGGTCGCCGAAGGCGAGCTTTCTCGAGTCGGGGCTGAACGACGGCGGGAACCGCCACGTCTCCCCGTCGGTCGTGAGACGCCTCGGCTCTCCCGAGCCGTCCTGGGCGCGGATGTGGATCTCGTACTCACCGGTGGCGTCGGAGAGGTAGGCGATCCACTTGCCGTCGGGGGACCATGCCGGGGACATCTCGCGGACTCCCTGCGTCTCCGTCAGGTCGCGGGTCGGCCCGTCCTTGGCCGGGATCGTGAAGAGGTCCCCGCGGGCGTCGAACACCGCCCTGGCCCCGGTCGGGGAAAGATCGACGCCCAAGACGAACTCGCGGACGTCCTTGAAGTGGGGGACCGTCGCCGCGAGATCCGCGCCGAGCGTGATCGGGATCCTCACCGGCTTCTCGTCGTCGAGCCCCATCCGGTAGAGGTACCCGCCGTTCATGAACACGATCGCATCGGGTCCGAGGCTCGGCCAGAGCACGTCGTACTCGGCGAACCGCGTCACCTGGCGCGTCGCGGCGGTCTTGACGTCGAGCGCGTAGAGATTCAGCGTGTGCTCCCGGTCCGACGTGAAGTAGATCGTGTCGCGGGACCACATCGGGAAGTTGTCCGTGGCGGGGTCGTCGGTCATGCGCCGGGAGCGGCGGCGCCCGAGGTCGTAGATCCAGATGTCCTGCGCGCGGCCGCCCCGCGTGCGCTTCCACGTGCGGAACTCCCGGTCCACCGGGCAGTAGGCGAGCAACTTCCCGTCGGGTGAGAGCGACGCGCTGCCGCCCTCGGGGAGCGGTAGCGGGGTCTCGAGGCCGCCGGCCGGGTCCACGAGGTAGTACCGCCCCATCCTCTGGCCCCACGGGGTCCGGTTCATCCGCACCAGGATTTTGCCGTCGCGAGTCCAGCCAAGCACCCAATCGTCCCAGCCGCCGCGTGGCGGCATCGGCCCGACGTCGGTGTAGAAGGTGAGCTGACGCGGCTCCCCGCCCCACGAGGGCATCACGTAAACCTGCCTCGAGCCGGTGTACTCCCCGCAGAAGGCGATCCACCTCCCGTCCGGGGAGATCTTCGGGAACAGCTCGAGCCCGTCGCCCGACGTCAGCCGGAGCGCGGGGCCTCCGCTCACCGGCGCTCTCCAGATGTCGCCGGCGTAGACGAACGCCACGAAGTCCCCGTGGATGTCCGGAAACCTCAGCAGGCGCGCCTCCGGGGGCCCCGTCTCCGCGCCGGGGGCGGATGCGGGCGCGGCGAGCAGGATCGTCAGCAAGAGCGCGGAGGGCGAGAGGCTGGCGCGAGGGGGACGGACGTTCGGTTTCCTTGGCATCGGGAGGTTCTCCGGGAGTCGCGCCGCCGCCACCGCGGCGGCGGAGGACGATCGTCGCACGAGAGAGCGTCGTTCTCCAAACGACAGGTGCGCCGATCCGGCGCGAAACGCATTATGATGAAGGGCCGGGCTCGCGGCGCGGGCCCGAAGGGGTCGGCGCGGGGACGCCTGGCCAGAGGGGCGATGTCGCTCAGCGGACAGATCGGCCAGTACGAGATCGTCGAAATCCTCGGCTCCGGAGCGATGGGAGACGTCTACAGAGCGACCGACTCGAAGATGTTCGGCCGCGTCGTGGCGCTGAAGATTCTGTCGGAGCGGCTCTCCCAGAACGAGCACGCCTGCGCACGGTTCAAGCGCGAGGTCGAGGTCGCGTCGAGCCTGACGCACCCGCACATCGTGACGATCCACGATCGGGGAGAGCACGAGGGGCGCCCCTATTTCGTCATGGAATACCTCGAGGGCACCGATCTCACCCAGCTGATCAAGGACCACGGAAGTCGCACCGTCGAGCAGCGCCTGGAGATGGCGCGCCAGATCGCCGACGCCCTCCAGTTCGCGCACGGCCACAACGTGGTCCACCGCGACGTGAAGCCCTCGAACATCATGTTGACTCACGCGGGGGGACAGGAGCAGACCAAGCTCGTGGACTTCGGCATCGCCCACGTCGAGCGATCCAGCCTGACCCGCGCCACGACGCAGCCCGGCACCTTCTCCTACATGTCGCCGGAGCAGCTGAAGAACGACGCGCTGGACCACCGGAGCGACCTGTTCTCGCTGGGCATCGTCCTGTACGAGCTGTTCACCGGATCCCACCCGTTCGACGCTCCGAGCGAGGCGCTGATCACGACCCGGATCCTCCGGGACGAGCCGGAGCCGGCGCGCAACCGGAACCCCGAGGTCCCCGCGGCCCTGGACTCCCTGGTCCTGAAGCTCCTCGAGAAGGAGCCGATGCAGCGCCCGCAAACCGCCGCCGAGGTGACCGACGCGCTTCGCCAGATCCTTCGGAAGCTCCAGACCCGCGGGGTCGCGACCGACCCGTCCGAGTACTCGAACCTGGACGACCTGACGCGGCAGATGGTCGAGAACCTGTTGACCTGGGCGCGCCAAAAGGAGGCCGAGGGGTCTCTCGACGAGGCGCTCAAGGCCTACGAGAAGGCGCACCAGCTCGCCCCCGACAGCGAGCGACTCAAGTTGAAGCTGCCGCGCCTCAAGCACCGGATCGAGTCCGACAAGAAGCTCCGCGAGTTCCTGGACCGCGCCCGTGCGGCGATCGAAGGCGGGCGGAGCGGAGAAGCTCGGGAGCACTGGCGCGACGCGTGGATCCTGAGCCCCGATAGCGAAGAGGTGGCGGCTCTCGACCGGGAGATTGAGACCGCGGAGCGAACGACCCCGGAGGACCGCGAGCGGAAGGAATTCGTGGAATCCCACATCCGTCAGGTGGAGGAGGCGCTGGACGCCGGTCGGACCGACCTCGCCCGCGGCCCGCTGGTGGAGATCCTCAAGCGGTATCCGAACGAGACCCTCGCGGGGCTCATGCTCGACCGGCTCATGGTGATCACCGCCAGCGGCATTCCCTATGCCGATTACCGGACGGCGCTCCGGGACGCGAAGCTCGCGCTCGGCCTGGGGCGGTACGCGGAGGCGCGAGCCGCGTGTGGCCTCGCGCAGGAGATCTGGCGGGGGGACGAGGAGGTGCTCTCGCTGGAGCGGGAGATCGGCTCGCGAGTGCAGGCGGAGGTCGCCGCCCTCGTCGCGCGGATCGAGGGTCTCATCCAGGCGTCCGAGGAGCCGGGGCAGGACGAGGCCCGGGCGCTGGACGGCGTGCGCGCCGCGCTGGATGCTCTCGCCAAGGCGAGGGACTTGGGAGCCGACCCCGATTGGCTTCATGCCGCGGAGGAACAGGCTCGTCGGCGAAAGAACGAGCTGGAGGAGCGCCGGCGGACCCGGGAGCAAGAGGAACGTGAGCGGGAGGAGCAGCGCCGCAAGATCGTCTCGAGCTTCCTACTGCGAGGACGGAACCTGAACGACGAAGCGGAATCGCTGCGACGTCGGGGTCTCGCCGAGGGGGACCGGGCGATCGAGGCCTTCCAGCAGGCGCGGACGGCTTACTCGAAGGTCCTCGAGGAGGACGCGGAGAACGTCGAGGCGCTGGACGCGATCCGACGGATCGACGCCGCGCGCTCCGCTCTCCAGAAGGAGATCGACGCCGATCGGACCCGGCAGCGGGAGGCGACGGGGCTCGTCGCGGCGGCGCGGGGCGCGCTGGAACGGGCGCGGGCGGGAGCGGAGGGGGACGAGGACGCTCGGAGAGGAAGTCTCGATCTCGTCGCGGAGGGGCTCCGTGCCGCCGGGCAGGCGCTGACCCTGGTGCCGGAGTCGGGAGAGGCGCTGAAGCTCCGGCAGGATCTCGAGGCCGTCGGCAAGACCGTCCGAGAAGAAGCGGCTCGTCGCGAAGCCGCGCGGAGGGAGATGCTGGGACGGCGAACGGCGGCCATCGAGGCGGCGGTGGCCGACGGGCGGAAGCTCCTGGCGAGAATGGAGCCTCTGGTCTCCGGAGACCCCGACGATCTGGCGATGGCGGAGGAGGTCGGCCTCGCCGCGGAGGCGGCCTACAAGAAGGCGCTCGCGCTCGACCCGGAGCACGTCGAGGCCACCGAGGCGCTGAAGGTGCTCACGAGTTACATCGACCACGCGCGCTCGGAGGCGCGCCGGCGCCGCGAGGAGTCGGAGCACTTGGCCCGGGAGGGGGCGGAGCGCCTTCGTGCCGAAACGCGGCGCGCCAAGATCGAGGGCGCACGCAGGGCTCTGGCCGCGGGAGACGCCGCGCTCGGCGCGTCTGCGGAGGACGTCCGATCCGCCGTCGAGGCTCTCGAGGCGTCGGCGGTAGGGCTCCGGGACGCCCTCCGGGAGCACCCTGCCGACACGGAGGCCGCGGCCCTCGAGGAGCGACGCGGTGCGCTCCTGAGCGGGCTCCGGGAGCGGCTCCGCCAGCTCGAGAAGGACGAAGACGAGAGGAAGCGGAAGGACCGGGACGCCGCGGAGGCCTCCGTACGGAAGCAGCGCGCAGCGGGCGTCGCGGCGGCGATCGCCACGGCCGGCGACAGCCTGGGACAGGCTCGGTCGCTTGCCGGGAAGGCCTCGGCCGAAGGCGACCGGATCCTGGCACTGCTGGAGCGCGCCAGAGCGTCGATCCGCGAGGCGTCGGAGCTGGATCGCGGCAACGGGGGGGCGGCGCGGCTCGCCGAGAGCCTGGAGTCGTTCGCCTCCGAGGTCGCGCCGGCGATCGAAAAGGGGCGGCGCCAGGCGGCGTTGAACGGCGTTCGCGAGAGGATCGAGAAGGCGCGCGGGCTCGCCGGCTCGGGGAAGCACAAGGACGCCGTCGCGATCCTCTCGGCTCTCGATCGCGAATGCCGGCCCTACGAGTGGCTGCACGATGCGATGCCCGAGATCCAGCGCCTGAAGTCGGCGAGCGAGGCCGAGTTGGGCCGTGGCCGCCGCAAGCTCGCGATCGCGGGCGGCGCGGGCGCCGTGATTCTGGTCGCGGCGGCGGCGGGGATCGCGCTCCTGTCCCGCGGCGGTGGCGGGCGGACTCCCGTCGTGGCCACGCCGCCGTCCGTCGCCGAGAATTCTCATGCGGCGGAGCGCCGCGCCGAGACGCCTCCCTTCGAGAAGGCGAAGACGTCGCCCAGCCCCGCGCCCCGGAGCTCGGATCTCGAGTCGCGGACGGTGACCGAGCCCGGACCGCGGACGCCGCCGCCGGCCCCGCCCCCCCGCGGAAAGCCCGCCACGACCGAAAGGCGCGCGGCCGTCCCCGCGAACCCGGTGCCGGCGAAGCCGCCTCCGATCCAGCCTCCGACCTCCCCTCCGGCACCGCCCGCCTCGACCCTTCCGGCGTCGCCCGCGCCTTCGGCGGGGAACGCGGCGGGGGCCCCATCGGTCGAACGGGTCCCGGCGGCCGTGGCCGGCGGTCGATTCGAGGGTGGCGTTCGGCTCGACGGAAAGGAGGCGGAAGCTGGTTGCACGATCGAGTTGCAGAACATCACGGCGCAGAAGACCGTGCGGGTCGTGACCACCGCCGGCGGGCGCTTCTCGATGGACGTGGATCTCAATCAACGGTACCAGGTCGTGCGACTCACGGCGGCCGATGGACGCACGAGCTACGTGCCGATCAACCGCAACCCCAGGGCCATCAACGTCCCTGGAGCGGTGGAGTGGAACCTCAGTTTCACCAAGGCCAGGTGATCGGGCCGACCGGTGGAAGCGGCTTCCGTCCTTGACGGGAACTGG
It encodes the following:
- a CDS encoding PDZ domain-containing protein; the encoded protein is MPRKPNVRPPRASLSPSALLLTILLAAPASAPGAETGPPEARLLRFPDIHGDFVAFVYAGDIWRAPVSGGPALRLTSGDGLELFPKISPDGRWIAFCGEYTGSRQVYVMPSWGGEPRQLTFYTDVGPMPPRGGWDDWVLGWTRDGKILVRMNRTPWGQRMGRYYLVDPAGGLETPLPLPEGGSASLSPDGKLLAYCPVDREFRTWKRTRGGRAQDIWIYDLGRRRSRRMTDDPATDNFPMWSRDTIYFTSDREHTLNLYALDVKTAATRQVTRFAEYDVLWPSLGPDAIVFMNGGYLYRMGLDDEKPVRIPITLGADLAATVPHFKDVREFVLGVDLSPTGARAVFDARGDLFTIPAKDGPTRDLTETQGVREMSPAWSPDGKWIAYLSDATGEYEIHIRAQDGSGEPRRLTTDGETWRFPPSFSPDSRKLAFGDRRQRLLILDIASGAIIEVDRGTREDLDTYRWSPDGRWLAYEKSHPSRLPGIAIYSVESKRVLTLGDGQTADRNPAFSADGKVLFFLSDRDYQPTFSAFEFDFVYPRATRVYAASLDPEAAPLFPPKSDEEKPRDDGAPAGGAREASKVPAALPPVNVVSEGFVARTVALPGLKAGSYSALAAVADAVFYLKAEEGGDRALYRFDLKERKEEKVLDGIERYVLSADGKKLLYKAGKDWGIADAKAGLKPAEGRLDLSGLSVKLDPKAEWRQMFDDAWRIYRDWFYDPAMHGVDWKAIGERYKALVPFVAQRADLDFLMGEMIGELDSGHTYVSSGDEPKVPRIPGGMLGCEFEPDPSGRFRISKIFAGENWDDAWRSPLTEPGAGVKEGEFLLAVDGHELSTKDNPFRLLENKADRPVALTVSARPDPGGGRTVTVRPIASELNLRYLDWVRGRMALADRLSSGKVGYIHLPDTALAGNRMLQKLFYSQVSKPALVIDDRYNGGGFIPDRMIGYFARKTLAWWARRGIESMRTPAFAHDGPKAMLVNAYSSSGGDALPYFFRKSALGPLIGTRTWGGLIGLSGNPSLADGGSVEVPTFRIYDERGEWVVENQGVSPDIEVVDLPEARIAGGDPSLEKAVAVLLDALLKKPTAEPPVPKPPDMSR
- a CDS encoding protein kinase, whose protein sequence is MSLSGQIGQYEIVEILGSGAMGDVYRATDSKMFGRVVALKILSERLSQNEHACARFKREVEVASSLTHPHIVTIHDRGEHEGRPYFVMEYLEGTDLTQLIKDHGSRTVEQRLEMARQIADALQFAHGHNVVHRDVKPSNIMLTHAGGQEQTKLVDFGIAHVERSSLTRATTQPGTFSYMSPEQLKNDALDHRSDLFSLGIVLYELFTGSHPFDAPSEALITTRILRDEPEPARNRNPEVPAALDSLVLKLLEKEPMQRPQTAAEVTDALRQILRKLQTRGVATDPSEYSNLDDLTRQMVENLLTWARQKEAEGSLDEALKAYEKAHQLAPDSERLKLKLPRLKHRIESDKKLREFLDRARAAIEGGRSGEAREHWRDAWILSPDSEEVAALDREIETAERTTPEDRERKEFVESHIRQVEEALDAGRTDLARGPLVEILKRYPNETLAGLMLDRLMVITASGIPYADYRTALRDAKLALGLGRYAEARAACGLAQEIWRGDEEVLSLEREIGSRVQAEVAALVARIEGLIQASEEPGQDEARALDGVRAALDALAKARDLGADPDWLHAAEEQARRRKNELEERRRTREQEEREREEQRRKIVSSFLLRGRNLNDEAESLRRRGLAEGDRAIEAFQQARTAYSKVLEEDAENVEALDAIRRIDAARSALQKEIDADRTRQREATGLVAAARGALERARAGAEGDEDARRGSLDLVAEGLRAAGQALTLVPESGEALKLRQDLEAVGKTVREEAARREAARREMLGRRTAAIEAAVADGRKLLARMEPLVSGDPDDLAMAEEVGLAAEAAYKKALALDPEHVEATEALKVLTSYIDHARSEARRRREESEHLAREGAERLRAETRRAKIEGARRALAAGDAALGASAEDVRSAVEALEASAVGLRDALREHPADTEAAALEERRGALLSGLRERLRQLEKDEDERKRKDRDAAEASVRKQRAAGVAAAIATAGDSLGQARSLAGKASAEGDRILALLERARASIREASELDRGNGGAARLAESLESFASEVAPAIEKGRRQAALNGVRERIEKARGLAGSGKHKDAVAILSALDRECRPYEWLHDAMPEIQRLKSASEAELGRGRRKLAIAGGAGAVILVAAAAGIALLSRGGGGRTPVVATPPSVAENSHAAERRAETPPFEKAKTSPSPAPRSSDLESRTVTEPGPRTPPPAPPPRGKPATTERRAAVPANPVPAKPPPIQPPTSPPAPPASTLPASPAPSAGNAAGAPSVERVPAAVAGGRFEGGVRLDGKEAEAGCTIELQNITAQKTVRVVTTAGGRFSMDVDLNQRYQVVRLTAADGRTSYVPINRNPRAINVPGAVEWNLSFTKAR